aaagagGATCCCTGGATATGGAAAGAGAACCTGATAATTTCAAACATCTAAACATGCGATCACGTGTGAAACAGTACCTCAGAAATGAGGTCAAATCTTCAGAATCTACGTGCAAGGACTAGCAAAGATGAAACGCTGCTTTCAAACCCTTAAACTTGGGTTccactctgaaaaaaaaaacacgcagaacggctgagaagaaaaaaaacctacaaaCCAGCAACGAATCTTGACAACTTGTACTTTAAAGCGAGTAAcatccatgtgtatgcatttaCAAAACCAACACAACATAGAAAGCAAGCAATCCAAATGCGGGCTAACCCTTTACTTAGCCTTATAAGGGCCAAACacacactattatttatttatttatttgcttgcttTCCAAAATTCTTTATTCTGAAcctcattaacaaaacaaaactgtttttgaAGTTTCTGgttcccaattattattttttttaattgtaccatGACACTGTTGCGTGtaggaaggcagcagcagggctggtaggtaatgtaatcacacacgaagacataagcccgatatactcTCTTTGCAAAAGAGCTGGTTTAGAGccagaggtcccgggttcgtccCCTATGTGATGATGAGCCTGCCTGCGTTAATCGAGATCGCTACACTACATTGGCGGAAAATGgccataagattttttttatgaaaacgcAGAATATTTCCCATTCCACGCTTGTGACGTACCTGCGTCACCGCCCCACAATCCGAGTGCCACAGTTGAAGTGCGTTTTTACCATTTCAAATGCAAGCTACACAGCAAAAAGAATAGGTACCCTTACAATTTCCTGAATTATTTGCTGCGTGTTAATATGGCGGCTGAAGGGGAAGAGCCTGTAATCGTATCCCTTAAATCTTTAAACTCGGATGTCGTCACCAATGTTACTTTTGTCAACAAAACCAGGCGAAAGGCCAGGGCGTGGTGGCTGGATTTCCGTGGTGACCCTGTTTCTTACGGAGACATAGGACCCGATGACCGACTGAGGATGACCACTTACTTAAGTGAGTTGCGTTATTTACTGCCCTACCAGTGGGGAACCTCAGAGCGCCTTGCCGCCCATATATTTACTTAACGGGAGACACTGCGTTTTAAGATACGCTTTCGTGATAGTGTGACAGTTATAGGTATTTTAAATGGCTAACCAAGGCGTATAAGTTATAATAATTCTaacgtttaaataaaatgtattgctaACTCCCGGAGGGAATGTTTTGGCAGTAGCGCAGTTCAGAGCGAGCGTCTTGTTGTTGCGGTGTGCACTCACGTGATGCAGCGAGCCAAACAGTCACTGAGTTAATGCTGAATGCCTTGTGTTGAagatactttgtttttgtgaacgtcatgtttttttttttaagctcaccCGTGGATTTTTCGTGACACGGATACCGGTGCAAAACTGCTGGTAAATATGAAAGAGATTTACTTTCCTGAACCCAACAATGATGAAGATGGATGCCTGGTATCCCATGATGTGATTATCACCACTCcaggtaagaaaatgaatttCCTACCATCGGATTAACAGCATTACAGGAACGAGAAGAGACACTTCATATGGACTGAAGGCCAGCATTACATCATGTCCTAGCCTGAGCACTGTGCTGCCATGCCATTAAACAGTAAAGCAGTAACCCAGCATTGCAGTCATGATTGCAACTTCACAGGTAGCATTTGTAAAGCATGAAAGCATTGCACGAAACTATGCAATTTGCAACATTTTATGTGATAGGAAAATCAAACGGTTAAAAATAGTGATTCCAAGACAATGGGACGTTAGCTTTTGTAacttttttattgaaatggatTTCCTGTGTGAAATGTATTGGATAGGCAGCATGTTATTCTGatggtgtattgttctgtatttaGCAGAAATGTGAGCAAATTACCCCTTTCCCTGCATGCATGCCAAACAGCTGGCCAGACTCTCTTATGGGAGGATGATGTTAATGGAGCAGAGTAGAAATGAAATCCTAAGCAAGCACACAAAATACTGGATTTGCAAAACTGCTGCCTCTACCGGATACCTCTGCTGGTGCATCTCTCACTGCAaactcttttctttctctttctctttcagtaTACCCGTTGCAGGACTGCTGCTTAATGTTGATTCGCAAACTGGTAAAGCAGAAAGACTACAGGAAACTGGAAATCCCAGAGTCACTAAGGAAAGATCTCTCGATTGCACCCAGTCTGGAAAAGGAACTTCAACAATATAATAAATAAGACTCTTTGTACATTGTACTAATTATGTTTGgttacataattaaaatgttaaagttGCACATGGAAATGCATATCCTCTACAGCAAATCTGGAGGCAAACAGGTTTGTTAATACCAGTCAATTAAAATAGACACTTTATAGAGCTTGTTTTCAATGCAAACAATTTGAACATCAATTATCGTGATATTAACAATACTTTGTTTAGCCctgattatttattgtactgaaaaatgATTATCAGCAATTGTATTCAGTCGTATTTCTGACAGTCATCTATACTTAAAAAAAGATCAGCGGTGTTCTGTCCTTCTCTCTTCCTGTAGACAACCGATGTGTCCATAAAGAGATGCTGGGGAGCTGTTAAGTGCCAGGTAATAAACTGGGCACCGGAAAATGATTTCAATTCAGACCTGCCTTCTATTAAGAGAGAAACTAACAAGTAATGGGAGTTAAAATATGAATGAAAATGACATTATTGTCCAACCCAGCTGTACAGTACATCGCAGCAGTGATGACTGGTATTGTTAATAGCAAGACCTCTAGCATCTCAATGTCTCTCCTTTACAACCTAATACTGTCCTGGCTGTGTATGGGACCATGCTCCTAAATAGCTCTATAAAATGGAACAGAAAACATATGGATTCGgtaaactatatactgtatatatattgtgccTAAATCGTGTAAAGctttgtatgtaaataataaaaaatcaatgtaaatgcTTATTATAAATGTATGCTTAAAACTACTTCTGTGAAGGAACATACCAGTAAGTATTTTCCCTCCTTCTACCTATTGATCGCTGTGTGCCAGGATAGTTTGGATATCCACAAGAACTGTTcaacctttcattttttttctgtcctatagtttaaaataatttcttCTCACTTTTGCATGTGGCTATCCAATGGATTTGACACTTTAGAACgaaaataactaataataagCAGGGCAGCAGCACTTGCCCACTCTCCTAATGTATTAAGCAGTCTGGTGGGCaccagttttaaacagacaattaAACCCAACGTGCACGCTAAGAGTGGGCCAGTAACTCAGTACCTAACCCTTGCCAGCTCAGTATCTACCCCTAGATCCCACACCCCAGCACCCCACATTTGAAcaaaagtgtgttttatttttttataacgaCCCCAATATTAAATGATTGAGAGAGCGTTACAAGACTTCTATATACCAAATGTGAAGACACTATATCATAGTATCATGTTCCCATTTAACATGTAGTGTTCACATAACCCTGTAGATATGCAGTCATTACCTCTAATGATCAGAGATATATGAAGCTTTGACAGTGTGGCTGTGGCAGCTTTTCAAAAGTACTCCCACAAAATGGCTGGTTCTTCCTATGATGCCAGCAATCAAGAGACGTTATGTATTGAATATTTGCCACGTAAAGTGCAATAAAATGTATCAAATGAACCAAATGACCCCAAAACATTGCTACTTAACTAATGCACTTCATCATTTCAACAACCGCGATAAGCAGGTAATGGTGGTATTAATTAATACtttcacagacccagatcagcactaatcttgagAAAACCAAGGGAAATGtaaagtaatccaagattagagATCAATGGGGTGTGCAAAACGTAAGGCAAGAACTGTGATAAGAACAAACAATTGTGCTAAAATAGTTTTACCATTTGTACTTCAAGAATGCTATCAAAACTGAGTTGTCCCCATTTAAAGTCCAGGCTAGCGTTGTTTAATTACTGCATTCATGTTCGCTTGTCTTACAGTTTAAGATTCTAATCACCCTCTGGCAGGGCTGTAATTTAACCAGTTAGGGCAGTTTTGGATAGATGCAAATTTATTAACAACATATTCTAATGTACAAAATACTTCACATTTATCAAGCACAGTATTCCCAGcattaaatatattacaaaacaaatagtAATATATCATATGTATATTATAGAGTATAAATCATAAATAATTAACAGAAGAAAttgttgcaaaaaaaacaaaaaaaaaatcggtaAATACAAACAATGGCCATAAATTCATAATTAATTCGGACTGAACACCACAGGAacacacctgaatatcttctgcacttcctcagGGTTCTGAaagaattcatttttaattcagccCTTTAATTACCCGTATTCATGCCATGTTCCTTTGTAAGTGATGTTTATCcccatgtataaggcatgcattcacaCATGCATGAAGGAACACTTCTCACAGTCCCCCGGTGggaattcattaggaatttgAGGCCAGTATTAGAAAGTATGAGCATTAAAACATAACGGCTGATTGCCTGGCACTCTAGTTCCTCTTCATCGCCTCCAGCAGGCGCAGCAGGTGCAGGAACAGGTTAATGATGTCCAGGTACAGGTTGATGGAGGCCAGGATGTACTCCTCAGGGGAGAGCTTGTGCATCAGCAGGTGGGTGTCAAAGATGATGAAGCCACAGAACACAAGGGCTCCAGCACCAGCGAACACCAGCTCCACCGTCTCATTATGGAAAAACAGCTGAGCAACAAAACAACGGGAATGGTTCGGGAGGggtttacaatacatttaaactttCTTTATGactcacgttttaaataaaaacattttaaaaagtacttaCCCTCATGAAGCTTGCAATTATCAAAATCCACAGGCAAGCGAAAAGcctgaaaacaagtaaacaagCAAGCTTCAGAATAATGACTCCAACAGAGCAAGAGAAATCGCTCGAATTGGGTTTTGCACAGGACAATAAACTAACTACAGAAGCACATTGAGAAGacaatggtatatatatatatattatatataattaggcAGGAGCAGTAAATTACTGTCCTGGGTAGTTTCTTGTTTAAAGTTACAAATATTGCTAGTGGTTAAAGCCAAGAAAGGACAAAGTAATGATGAGAGACAATTCCCCAATTTGAATAATGTCAAACTAAGTCAAATGTGGGAAATAACAAAACAGTCAAAGAAAGCTAGAGATAACACAGTGAATTTGAATACACAGACCACATTAGACGCAGGGACGACAATCAAACTAATTCTGGTGCTTACAGTGAATATTCTTAACATCCCAGACAGGTTATCTACCATGGCAGAGAACTGACATCACAACCTGCCCCCAGTCCAAGGCTCGCCTACTGGGAGTCATGGTAGTCACTCCAGCCTCGTTAGAATACAGAACGAGTGAAATCTACTGTGGCTACCTGTACAGGACTAAACTTTACAGGAAATCTGTGGTACTGCCACAGCTATCCAAGTTGTTTCAGCACCATTCTAGCTCTAAagaatatttgtatatctgtggACAGATTAGGGGAGCTAGGCAATCAAAAGGAGAAGTCTTCTTGTTCTCACTTTTGAAGAGGTCAAACATATCGCTAATGAAGATGGGTGCAAGTCATTTATAAAACTCTGCATGAGATAAACCGGGGAATGCAATTTGTTTgacgtatttgttgttgttttgggaCAGATTAAGCACTAACCCGGCTCCTAGTTTGCTGAAGTCCCTCCTTGACTGGAAGGTGTAGGCAGTCAGGCCAACGAACACAGCGGCAGTGAGAGCAAAGGCCTGGAGCACCACAGAGTACTCGTAAAACGTGACTGAAAGACAACAGCAGCAATTAATACAGGAACACATCAATCGACAGGGATGGGAAAAAGACTCCCTTTGCAGAgcggtttgagccattcctggttttactaggagtttaacaaAACACACCAGAACATGTTACttatgcactgtggctaatcaaaatcATACTAAAACCTgcgataggagtcttatttccattcctgaatCAAGAACAAAATGTCTGAAAAAGGGTTGGGTAAAGTAATACAAAGTAGTTCAGCACATTTGTTGCTGAACTCAAATACATGAGTCACATGTTACTCTTCATGCAAGTGCTAGAACAGAGATCTGAAGTTCACTCACCTGCAGTAGCAACAGTCACGGCTTCAAAAAGTGTCTGTGGaagaagtatttaaaaaatgtgctcaGTCAAGATGAACAGGCTATTCTTGACAGCGTACagggtttttcttttttggagggGGTGGCTAAACACTTACGAAGCCAAGGAGCAGGTAAAGGTTGACTGGGTGCTGGTGTCTGTAGATGGCCAAGGCAAAGATAAGACCGAGAGAGCCAACAGTTGATACCAAAACTAGAGCAGGGCTATTGGGAGAACAGAACAGGGTTATAAAAAACACTCACCTGCACAGCTGCACATATGCCTGTCTTAGAGGGCACCACTGTATATATGAAAGGACTGAATTGTATGTATGCATATTTTTGTGTAATCTAGTATTACTGCTCTAAACCAAAGGGCAGAGATGGATACACTCAGCACACattcaaaaaacacaaaaatgagcCTTTACTCTATTTACTATTGGTAAACCCGTGACATTTTTACAATCAGAATCCTATGGATTTAGATATCACCTTGAATATAAATGTGGAGTTTGCCATTATTCTGACATTGCTGCAATGAAAGCACTGCTCAGTGTCTCGGGGAGCGGAGAGCTCATCGGGATTTCACAGTGTATTACTATCAGAATACCTTGCGTGAACAAAGCTCTTGATGGAGTCACTGTACATGAAGACAGCTGACGTCACTGTGGTCAAAATAATCTGAATGGAAAGGATGCTGTACACCTTCCGCAGAAAATCTGTCAAACCAAGGAAGATAAACAGTGGTTAAAACAGAGGTGAATAAACCCGCCACTACATATCTGCACAGTGAATGCTAGAAGCCTTATGTAAACCTGAGATTAACCATTTTAAACTGGGTTGAGTCGTGGAAGGACGAACTTCGGCCAGCCCTGATAAAACCCAGCTGAGCGACTCCATGCCATTTCACTGGGACCACATGACTAATCGAAGGGCGTGTTAGTCGCTTGACTGAAAAGGGATTCTATGAACAAACATAATACATCTCCCGGCGTCTTTATTTTAAACCAGACTGATTTGAATTACATTATTTACAGAACGACTGttccatataaatgcaataaCCAATGTCACGTCATTGTGTATGCTGCGCAGAGCCGTGCGcacattatttgttttgcaatccAGTCATTGCAAAAatgacagtaatatatatatatatatatatataggctaaaTAAAACCGCACATAGCAGCAGACGTCACTGCGGTACTGAACATTACgtacaatataaatatatgttataaaACACACGTCAACGGTAttagatatactgtattttt
Above is a window of Acipenser ruthenus chromosome 14, fAciRut3.2 maternal haplotype, whole genome shotgun sequence DNA encoding:
- the vhll gene encoding von Hippel-Lindau-like protein; translation: MAAEGEEPVIVSLKSLNSDVVTNVTFVNKTRRKARAWWLDFRGDPVSYGDIGPDDRLRMTTYLTHPWIFRDTDTGAKLLVNMKEIYFPEPNNDEDGCLVSHDVIITTPVYPLQDCCLMLIRKLVKQKDYRKLEIPESLRKDLSIAPSLEKELQQYNK
- the LOC117420123 gene encoding protein lifeguard 4-like, whose translation is METEKYPRSSIEDDFNYGTNVATASVQIRMDFLRKVYSILSIQIILTTVTSAVFMYSDSIKSFVHASPALVLVSTVGSLGLIFALAIYRHQHPVNLYLLLGFTLFEAVTVATAVTFYEYSVVLQAFALTAAVFVGLTAYTFQSRRDFSKLGAGLFACLWILIIASFMRLFFHNETVELVFAGAGALVFCGFIIFDTHLLMHKLSPEEYILASINLYLDIINLFLHLLRLLEAMKRN